Within the Thermococcus sp. genome, the region CCAGAGGTTGTAGGCCTGACTAGGGGTTAAGCGGTTGGCGAAGATAACCCTGTCGGGCTTGAGCTCCCTGACGAGCTCCTTAAGTTCCTCCAGCTTTCCCCTTCCGATGTTGTAGCGCGGATGCTCCTCCCTGTTCTGTTCAAGGATTGAGAGAACCTCGTAACCGGCACTCCTGAGGAGCTCCTCGAACTCCGCTTTGCTTAACCTATCCCTCCGCGAGTACCTTATGACGCCGATAGCTTTCATCGTTGGCCCATGGAGATGGTACCTTAATAACCCTTTGGGCTAAGCTTAAATCCTAACACGCCGTAATACATATGGGGAAAGCTATGCTGGGTTTGACGCTTCTTGCCGTACTGAAAGGTGGCGATATAATAATCGACAAAGGGGGTATCAGAAAAGACCTACTTGCCTGGCACCTAAAAGATGTTAAGGCCCTTGCAGAGCAGTACGACAAGGCCTTTAGGATACTCCTTGAGCTCCTGAGGGATGAAAATCCCCACGTAAGGACAAACGTTATTCAAGTTCTAGTCGATATGCTCTCCGAGGGAAAACTTGAAGGAGAGAGAAAAAAGCTCGCCCTAGAAGGTGTGCTCGAGCTTGTGAAGGACGACGATGAGAGAGTAGCGCTAAAGGCCCTCGAATTCATAAACGCCCTCCTCGAAACAGGCGGACTAAGCGATGAAGAATATGATAGGGTAACAGACGCTCTAAAGGACGTCGTCAAGTCTGGAGTACCCATACTGGGCGAATACGCGGCCGAAGGACTTGGAAAACTCGGTGCAAAGGTTGTAAAGATAGCCTACAAGATAATTCACTGGCTGTTCTCCCTTATTGGCTCAAGCAAGAAGAGGGAAGTTCAGGGTGCCGCGATAACGGCTTTGACGGAGATGGCGATGAAAACTGAAGACAGAAAAGTTCTAAACGAAATCTTTGAGGGTGTCGCAGACCTTTTAGCTCATCCCGATCCCTACGTGGTTGAAAGGGCCCTTTACTCAATCGAGAGAATGCTCTCACGCGAGAAAGAGATAAGCACAAGGAACAAGCTGAAGGCAATAACGCGTATAAAAGAGCTGAAAGGAGACGTTAAGCTCGGCCTTAAAGCCTCTCAGGTTCTCGAGAAGCTGGAGAAAAGTGCTGTGGCCAGCGAGGAGTTCATCAGTGAAACGGAAGCCAGAAAAAAACTTGAAGTAACACAGTACAGCATAGATGACGTTGAGAGACTGTTAGATGCCGGAAAAACGGAGATAGTTGCTGAGATGGCAAAGCTTGATCCAGAGGTTATGGACAAAGTCCTAAACATGCTTGAAAGCGAGGACTACAGCAGAAGGCTCGACGCCCTCTGGATTGTGGCAAGAATTACAAGCCATCTAACACCCAGCGATGCCTATCGGATTTTGCCAGTCCTAGGAGACTTTCTGAAAAGCAAAAATCCTTGGGCAAGGGAGACAGCCGCAAGGGTTTTAGCTGACATCTACGCCCTCTATCCCGGCACCTCGAAGTTCTTCAGCAGTTTACTTGAAACGTTGCTCAAATCAGGAAAGGAAAGAGACGTTGAAGGGGCCATTGAATTAATGGCAAGGCTTTCCGACAAGATATCCTCAAGAGAAATGCTATCGGGGATGTTTAAGCTTATTTTGAAGCTCCTAGATGATAAGAAAACAAGGGGAGTTACCCTGAAGGCTATTGCAAGGGAAGCGCAGAAACTTCTCGACCTAGATACCGAGAGCCTTTTTGAACTCAAAGATAAACTAAAAGAACTGTACGGAACAGAAGGTGGTAAGTACGACGAAATAATAGCCGGACTGATAGACGTGATAGACGATATCCTCAAGATGCGCAGGCAGGGGATAGTGCCAACGAGTGGTTAAAAACTACCGGTTCAGGAAAACCTTAAGGACTTCCCTCATTCATATTGTTTCGGTGATTTCCGTGGAGTACTCGGAGGTTGAAGTCAAGCTTAAGGAGATTGAAGAACTTCTAGACAAACTTGGGAAGGAGCACCCAAAGGAGATTGCCGCTTTCTCGAGGTTCCTCCGCGAGACCCTCGACAACAAGGCACTAACAACGCGCGAGAAGGAACTAATTGCCCTGGCCCTCGGCATAGCCCAGGGCTGTGAGTGGTGCATTTACCTACACACCAAGAAGGCACTTGAAGCTGGAGCAAAGCCAGAGGAGCTCATAGAGGCAGGCCTTGTCGCGGTTCTCATGGCAGGCGGTCCTGCATTAATGCACTTAATCCCCCTTGTGAAAGCAATAGAGAAGTTCAAGAAGGAGTAATTACTCCTCTGTCAGCTTGAGTATGGCCTCCGCTATGTCCCCTTTCGTTTCTTTCAAGGCTTTGAGAGCGGTTTCCCTATCAACACCGGCCTGCTCCATGACGAGCTGAACGTCTTCCTCCGGAATCTCAAGAACCTCCCTGACCTCCTCG harbors:
- a CDS encoding carboxymuconolactone decarboxylase family protein, producing the protein MEYSEVEVKLKEIEELLDKLGKEHPKEIAAFSRFLRETLDNKALTTREKELIALALGIAQGCEWCIYLHTKKALEAGAKPEELIEAGLVAVLMAGGPALMHLIPLVKAIEKFKKE